AATCGCCGCTGGCAAGCTCCAGCTCCAGCAGGCCCTGGCCGATACAGGAGCTGCTGGCGAGCACAACGGCCCGTCCTGCGTCGGCATGCAGATCGGCTAGATCATCGAAGGGCTGATCGATGCTGAGGATCGTTCCATCGCCTCTCAGCTGCTTCAGCTCCCAGCGACCTTCAGAGCAAACCGCTGCCAGCAGCTGCTCGCCATCCCAGGCACTGGTGCTCATGCCAAACACCCACTGGGGCATTGCGGTTTCCGCCTGCATGGGCCATTGACGCTCCCAGTTGTGCTTTCCGCTGGCGGGATCGCCAAGCCGCATGAGGTTCCACCAACCACTGCTGTCTTCAGCAACGACCAGGCTGTCGTCGGGTTGCCACAGCGGCTGAAACACGGAGATCGGCTGCTCGGCATCCGGTCGGCTTCCGGCCAGCGTTTGTACCTGCATCAGCTCCCCTTCTGATGTGAGAGTGGCGTGGCGAAGCTCGCTGGCATCCCAGGGCATAGCGGGCTGTCGCCATTCCACCCAGGCCAGCTGCTTTCCATCTGCGCTGAGCGCTGGATAGCCGACAAAATCATCGGCTGCGTGAAGCACCTGGGGATGTTGATCGCTCTGATTCAGGGCAACGCTCACCAGATGGTCACGACCGTTGCACTCCATCACTCCCAACCAAAGCAGCCGTGTCTGATCAATCAGGCCTCCTCCCAGGGCCCACTCGCCTGGTGCGCTGATGCGAATCGGTTGTGCTTCCGCTGTGAGGGCTGAGCAATTTTTACTGCCCAATCCACGCCAGGTCTGCTGCCAGAGACAGCCGTCGCCGTCGTCGATCCAGGTCAGTAACAGCTTGTCTGCTATCAGGGCCACGGCCATGGCCCCACCGCCGTATTCATGAATGCGGCAACGCAAATTAGCGGGGGCTGCCGTCAATTCCTTCGCTGGTTGATCGGTCTGATGCCAGGGGCGGATCATGGCCGTGGTCCGTCCTTTTTCCTGAGGTCGCTGCTCCAGCCAGAGCACCCAGTTGCCCAGAATCCGTGGTGTTTTCAGCACCGGTTGGCGTCCGAGGGCGGTCCTCGCGGACAGGGGCTGAGAACTGCTCATCGCTGCAATCCGATGCAAATGGGAGAACTGCCTAAGATCAGCACAGATTTGATTCAGGTTGAGACCTTGGCCAGGAGCTTCGCCCAGTTGGCACGATCCGCCGAGAAGACCAGTTCTTCAGTGGCTGTGCCGAAGAAGCCTCTGGATTCTCCGCCTCTTCACATTCACCAACTCGGTGACGAAGTTCTCAGGGTTGAAGGCCGCCGCGTCGGTAAAGTCGATGCGTCGGTGAGGGATCTGGCCAGAGACATGCTGCGCAGCATGTACACGGCCCGAGGCATCGGTTTGGCAGCTCCCCAAGTAGGGGTAGACAAACAGTTGCTGGTGATCGATCTCGATCCGGAAACACCGAGCACTCCACCTTTGGTGTTGATCAATCCCGAGATCGTCTCCGCCAGCGCAGGACTGGACACCTACGAAGAAGGCTGTCTGAGCATTCCAGGGGTTTATTTGGATGTGGTGAGACCCACTGCGGTGCAGGTGAGTTTCCGGGATGAGATGGGTCGACCGCGCACGATGAAGGCCGATGGTCTGATGGCTCGCTGTATCCAACACGAGATGGATCATCTCAATGGTGTGCTGTTCGTCGATCGGGTTACAGACAAAGGCGGACTGCTCAAAGAGCTCAAAGATCATGGTTTCCACTCCACCGACGTGCGCCCCGTCACTTGATCCCATGCCGATGAAACCCCTCGCAGGGCTGTTCCTGGCCCTTGCCTGTGTGCTCGGTATTGCTGCTACCGGAAGTGTTTTCGAGCTTGCTTATGGAGACCCGGATCTTGGCGTTACGCTCACCCGCTGGATCCTCGGGCTGACGCTTCCCGCCACGGTCGGGTCACTTCTGGTTGCGATTCGGCTCAACAAACCGGCCTGATCAGGGCAGCCGAAGCGCCTCGGCACTTTTACGATCCAGACACACTCTTCTGCTTCGATGGCCCGTATCCGGATCGCCGCTGCCGCTCTCACGGTTTTCGGTGCCACTGTCGCCACAGGACTGATGTCCTCGGTGCGCGCCCAGGGCTCCTTGTTCACCACCTCTGAGGTGGATGAAACCAAATTTGTTTTGGTTGCGGCTCCGATCGGCTCTGGCGAACGATCCCAGCTCAATATCTACGAGCAACGCACCAGTGCTCGTCCCTGCTACGCGGTGAGCGGCAGTGCGCCAGCCTCAGTTGATCCGTTGTTGGCAACCTTTGATTTCACGGGAATTTGTAATCGCTATATCGATGGCAATGGCTATTCGCTGCGCATCGGTGGCGACGATCTGGGAACGCGTTATCGCCTGTCGGTGATCAAGTCGGCGAACGATGTTCAGTTGATGGCGGTTCCAACTCGTAATCCATCGGAGCCCACTTTGCTGGTGGCTCGGGCAGGCGGCTTTGGCAACAATTTCGTCCAACTGAAGCTCGAGCCCGGCTGGCGGCTGATGCGCCGTCAATACGGAAAGCGCACCCTCGGTCATCTTTACGTGTACCGAGATGGCGTGCAGTCCGATTCAGGGAGCGCTGCTGAGACTGCTGTCCCTGACGAAACAGAACAGACCCCTTGAGGTCACTTGCTAAGTTAGTGCACTGGAAATCTCTTGCTTGTTGAATGACCCAGGTCACGGTCGGCGAAAACGAAGGCATCGAATCGGCGTTGCGTCGCTTCAAGCGTCAGGTCTCCAAAGCTGGAATCTTCGCTGACCTCAAGCGTCTGCGTCACCACGAAACACCAATCGAGAAGTACAAGCGCAAGGCTCAGCAGCGTCGCCGCCGTCGCTGAAGAAGCCCACCCGATGAGTTCTCAAACGGTTCATTGGGTGATTGGGGGAGTTTGAGAGTTCTTGGGAAAGGACTAAAAACCCGTATTTCGGCCTGTTGGCTTCCTCAGCGCTCCTGTCGAGACTGAACTCAGAGATGAGGAATCAACACAATGGGTCGCTCAATCAATGCATTCCGCTCCTGGATGGTGGAAACGCTTACCCATGCCATGGGAAATCCCAGAGAGGAGAAGATGACCATTCCTCCGGCCATTGGCCCACAGCCCTATCGGGATGATCCCAGGTCAGCTCGATGACAAGTTGAGACTGATGGTGCATGGTTTCTGGTCAGCTCCATGGCTCTGCAACATCAAAAGCTCTGAAACAAAGGGCAGAGGCCAGATTCTCAAGGGTCACCTGGTCATTGGCATGGAGGTCTGCCACTGTCCTGGCAACGCGCAGCAGACGCAGTCCGCTGCGCATGCTCAAACGTCGTGCGCGGATCACCTCCTCCCAATGGCTGATGGTTTCTGCCCCAAGCCGTCCATGACGCTGTAAGCCTTCGGCACTGAGTTCCCGATTGGTCACGCCATCTGGATTGCGCTGACGCATCCGCACCCGGGCGCGATGGATTGAGGCAGCGCTAAACGTCGGATCCTGTTGAGCAGAGTCTTCAGCCATGCTTTGTCGCAAACTGTTGGGTTCCGCTGGTTCGAGTTTCAACTGAAGATCCAGCCGGTCGAGCAGTGGTCCTGACAGACGCCCCCAGTAACGCCGACGTTTCAGCTCACTGCAGATGCAGCGGCGATCGCCTGACCAGCCGCATGGACAGGGATTGGCGGCAGCGACCAGGGTCACTTGGCTGGGGAAACGACAGCTGAGCCTTGCTCGACTCAGCCAGATCTCACCCTCTTCAAGCGGTTGGCGCAGCTGGTCGAGCACCGATCTGGGGAATTCGGTTAGTTCATCCAGGAAAAGCACTCCACCGTGGGCGAGGCTGAGTTCTCCTGGTCGGGGATTGGCACCTCCTCCAAGCAAGGCGACTGCTGTTGCGCTGTGGTGTGGGCTTCGAAAGGGGCGTTGCCTGATCAGCTGGCCTTTCCCACGGATGAGTCCGGCAATCGAATGCAGGCGGGTGATGTCCAGGGCTTCCTTCCTATCCAGAGGAGGAAGCAGAGATGGCAACTGATGGGCCAGAACGGTCTTGCCACATCCAGGTGGACCCACCAGCAGCAGGTGGTGGCCGCCAGCAGCAGCGATGGCGAGTCCCTGACGGGCGAGATCTTGTCCAGGAAGGTGGAGAAGTCTGTTGGTTGCTGGAGGCGCTGGAGCGCTCTGCAGAATGGCTTCCTGTTCCGACTGTCTGCAGCGTTGAGGCGCTTCATCTCGGTCACTGTGAAGACGCTCCACGAGCTCTCGAAGCGTGGTGGCGCTGCGGATTGCCAGGTCCTTCACCAGCGAGGCCTCTGCTGCATCATCTGCCGATATGGCAAGGGCGCGGGCCTGTTGCTCAGCTGCCTGGCAGGCTATGGCCAAGATTCCGCGGCAGGGCCTGATGCTGCCATCCAGTCCCAGCTCCCCGGCACACCAGAGTCCGTTGAGAACAGGTGCATCGAGTTGTCCACTCGCCACAAGCAAGGCCAGTGCGATGGGGAGGTCGAAGGCGGGACCTTCCTTGCGCAGGTCCGCAGGTGCCAGGTTCACCACCACCCGCACGAGAGGCCCGCGAAATCCACTGTTGCGTAGCGCGGCTCTCACACGTTCTCGCGACTCTTGGATGGCGGTATCCGGCAAGCCCACCAGCTGCAGGCCTGGTAATCCTGGCGCTAGATCCACCTCGACGGTCACAGGAATGGCGTCGAATCCGAGCAGGGATGCACTGAGGCAGCGTGCCAGCATTGGAATGATGAGTGGTGCATGGATCTGATGCCCTGCCTGTCCCATCACCTGCCCCCCCAGCACTAGTGCCATGGCCGAGGACACAATCTTTTCCCGCATCTTGCGGGGTGAGATTCCCTGCGACGAGGTCTACAACGATGAGCAATGCCTCGCCTTTCGTGACATCGCTCCCCAGGCTCCAGTACATGTGTTGGTGATCCCGCGTGAACCGATCCCGAGCCTTCAGGACGTCGGCGAAGAGCATGCTGCTCTGCTGGGACATTTGCTCCTGATCGCAGCCAGAGTGGCTAAGCAGGAGGGATTGAAGGACTGGCGAACGGTGATCAACAGTGGTGCCGCTGCAGGTCAGACAGTGTTTCACCTGCATGTGCATGTGATTGGAGGTCGTGCTCTGGATTGGCCCCCCGGTTAACCAACCGCCCAAAGCAACCTGTCGCCAGAATGATCAGAGGTGGTTGATTTCATGGCGTCCCTGCAGTCGTTTCGGGCCCAGCTGACGAGGCTGCGCAGGCTCTCTCAGCCGTATTTTCTGCCTTACACCGAGAGCAATGCCTGGCAGTTTGCATTACTGCTGCTGTCGTTGCTGTTTTGCGTTGCTGCAACGGTTCTGGGCCTCGTCTCAGGCCTGATGGCATTTTTGGGAGCCGTCTGGCCTCAGCTCACCTCCCAATATCTCGGTGGTGTGCAGGGGGCGATCACGTCGCTGTGGTCAAGGCCAATCATCGAGATCCTGTCATGGGGACAGCTCTTCCTTTTCATTTACCCGGTCGCGCTGCTCATCGCTCTTATTTCCCAGGAGCGGATTGGTCGAGGATTTCCAGTTAAGGCCTGGTTGTATTCCCCGAGCATTCTTTTGGCATGGGGTATTACGGCACTGTTCACCGTCTCTACTGTTTTTGGGCTGTTGGGATGGCTGGCCCCGACTGCGGTCACAGCGTCTTTCTCGGGGGTGGTGAATCCCCTGACACAAATTTGGTCAAGCTCGATCGAGTCCATTTCTCCCTGGATGAACAGCCTCGGGTTGGGTCTGCTCTGTTGGGGCCAGTTCATTCTTCTTCTGTTTGCATTAGGGCTCGGCTGTTTTATTACCTTTCGCTCGCGTTTGCGTCAGCGACGCTGGATCCCCTGGCTGATGCTCGGGGTAATCATTCTGATGCTGCTGTCTGTGAATGGAATCAATGCCGGCATCACCTTTATTGCCCGTGATTTAACCAACGCGCTGATTGCACGGAATCCAGAAGCCAGTTATCGCAATCTCTGGGTCTATGGCGTCTGCTTTATGGCGGCGCTGCCAATCCGCACCCTTCAGTATTACCTGACGGCCAAGCTGAGTTTGGTCTGGAGGGACTGGCTCACCCAGAGTTTGATCTCTGATTACCTCAAAGATCGAGCTTATTACATTCTGAATCCCAACGAAGGTTCAGGTGGTGATGTTGACAACCCTGATCAACGAATGGCCGATGACACCAAGGACTTCACGATTGAAGCATTGAGATTCACGCTGGATATTTTTGATTCGATTCTTAGTTTTTCTCTCAATATTGCCATTCTATGGAGTATCAGCGGCGAGCTAACAGTGGCTTTGTTGGCTTATGCGGGGGTGATGTCGGCCCTGATGATTTTCGCGGGACGAAAGCTTGTGGCGATCAATACCAATCAATTGCGATATGAGGCCGATTTTCGCTACGGCCTTGTGCACATTCGGAATAACGCTGAATCGATTGCCTTTTATTCCGGGGAGCCTGAGGAGTCGAGAGAAGTGGGTCAAAGATTGGGCACCGTGATCAAGAATTACGACCTTTTGATTATCTGGCAGGCTCTTTTGAAGATGGTGCAGCGATCGGGAATTTATGGAAGTAATTTTATCCCTTACTTGATTTTGCTCGCTCCAATCCTGGCGGGAAAAATGGATTACGGAAGTTTTGCTCAGGCGAATGTCGCCTACTCGCTGGTCGAAGGTTCTCTATTTTTCATTATTTACAACATCGAGTCTTTGGCTCGTTTCTCGGCTTCGGTTGGTCGTCTCGAGGGTTTCCAATCAAACATTTCCCATGTTGATCGTGATGAATACACCGACTTCTTCTCAGAGGTCACTCCGGCCAATTCAATTGTGCTCAAAGGTGCCGCTGTGAAGACCCCTTTTGCCGATCGTCTGCTGACTGAGAATCTGAATCTGAGCATCTCCAGCGGTCAGCGTCTGCTTGTGGTGGGACCATCCGGATGTGGCAAAACGTCTTTACTGCGTGTGATCAGCGGCCTTTGGGCCTCCCCCACCGGACAGGTTTCGACACCGGCAACTGGCGATCTGCTGTTCATTCCTCAGCGTCCATACATGACCCTGGGTTCACTGCGTGAACAGCTCTGCTACCCCCTTGATTGCGATCGCTTTAGCGATGAGCACCTTCAGGCCGTTCTTAAAGAAGTGCAGCTTCAGTCGGTGCTTGATCGCTACCCATCCTTCGATGTGAAGCAGGATTGGCCAAGGCTGCTTTCGTTGGGCGAGCAGCAAAGGCTCGCGTTTGCTCGTTTGTTGCTGAATGCTCCCAAAGTCGTTGTGCTGGATGAGGCCACTAGTGCTTTGGATGTTGGTACAGAGCGCTACCTCTACCAACTGCTGGTGGAGAGAGAGATGGCGGTCGTCAGTGTGGGGCACCGGCCCACACTGCGTGAGTTCCACGACACGGTTCTCGAGCTTGATGGCGAGGGAGGATGGCGTCTTCTCCCTGCGGCAAGCTATGAATTCGGCCGCGTTTGATCCCCGATGACTTCCGAGACCGACTCAGCGAAGCCGCCTGAGGCTCCCCTCGACCAGACACCCTCCGCTACTACAAGTGATGTTCCTGCGTTCGGATGGAGCGGCTATGCGGAGCGCGTCAATGGTCGTTTCGCCATGATCGGCTTTCTTTCAGTGCTGCTTGTGGAAACACTGAGCCACGACACCTTCCTGCACTGGTCTGGTCTGGTGCCCTGAGTGGTCCTCGCTGATCAAGGTAGTCGGATCAGATCCACGTCCCATCGCCCCTGGCGGCTCACCTGCACCGCCAGCAGTCGCCCTGATCCATCCAGGCTGACCTCTCTGGGGACTCCGGCAGGTTCTATGGGTAAGCGTTGAAGCATTCCCACACCACGGCGATAGAGCATCAGTTCCGTGCGTCCATCACGGCTGCGGATCAGGGCAATGCGATTGCCATCAGCGCTCACGCTGACACTGATTGGCTGGGCATCCGCCTGATTAATGCCAGGCAGCGGCACAGGCTGACCATTGCGCAGATTCACAAGCTCGACCCGTTCCCGACCGTTGCGACTGGCGATCGATGCCAACCAGCGGTTGCCCATGGAAGGCCATCGCCTGCTTTCAGCACTGCGCTGCAGTGCGCTGCTGATGCCCTGCTCAGGACGCAGGCCTGATGGACCACAGCCCATCAGGCAAAGTCCAAGCAGTAATGCGGTGATTTGTGGCCATTGAGTTGTCATGGCTGAGGCTCCGCCGCAGTTGACCTGCGCAGGCCGCCGGGTCGATCTGGTTCGAGCAGGCCGCTCAGATCAAGTAGTTCAACCTGCCAACGCCCACGATCGGCGGTCTGTA
Above is a genomic segment from Synechococcus sp. UW179A containing:
- a CDS encoding chlorophyll a/b-binding protein, giving the protein MTSETDSAKPPEAPLDQTPSATTSDVPAFGWSGYAERVNGRFAMIGFLSVLLVETLSHDTFLHWSGLVP
- a CDS encoding YifB family Mg chelatase-like AAA ATPase; the protein is MLARCLSASLLGFDAIPVTVEVDLAPGLPGLQLVGLPDTAIQESRERVRAALRNSGFRGPLVRVVVNLAPADLRKEGPAFDLPIALALLVASGQLDAPVLNGLWCAGELGLDGSIRPCRGILAIACQAAEQQARALAISADDAAEASLVKDLAIRSATTLRELVERLHSDRDEAPQRCRQSEQEAILQSAPAPPATNRLLHLPGQDLARQGLAIAAAGGHHLLLVGPPGCGKTVLAHQLPSLLPPLDRKEALDITRLHSIAGLIRGKGQLIRQRPFRSPHHSATAVALLGGGANPRPGELSLAHGGVLFLDELTEFPRSVLDQLRQPLEEGEIWLSRARLSCRFPSQVTLVAAANPCPCGWSGDRRCICSELKRRRYWGRLSGPLLDRLDLQLKLEPAEPNSLRQSMAEDSAQQDPTFSAASIHRARVRMRQRNPDGVTNRELSAEGLQRHGRLGAETISHWEEVIRARRLSMRSGLRLLRVARTVADLHANDQVTLENLASALCFRAFDVAEPWS
- a CDS encoding prolyl oligopeptidase family serine peptidase gives rise to the protein MSSSQPLSARTALGRQPVLKTPRILGNWVLWLEQRPQEKGRTTAMIRPWHQTDQPAKELTAAPANLRCRIHEYGGGAMAVALIADKLLLTWIDDGDGCLWQQTWRGLGSKNCSALTAEAQPIRISAPGEWALGGGLIDQTRLLWLGVMECNGRDHLVSVALNQSDQHPQVLHAADDFVGYPALSADGKQLAWVEWRQPAMPWDASELRHATLTSEGELMQVQTLAGSRPDAEQPISVFQPLWQPDDSLVVAEDSSGWWNLMRLGDPASGKHNWERQWPMQAETAMPQWVFGMSTSAWDGEQLLAAVCSEGRWELKQLRGDGTILSIDQPFDDLADLHADAGRAVVLASSSCIGQGLLELELASGDWQHTPASEAALPNDAVSSAEPFWFVGADDLRTHAWYYPPLGGASSDSPLLVKSHSGPTAMARRGLSLGIQFWTTRGWGVVDVNYGGSTGFGRAYRERLNGSWGVVDVKDCAAAAMALVEAGHADPQKIAIEGGSAGGFTTLACLCFTNVFRAGACRYAVSDLTSLASETHRFEARYLDSLVGAWPEDRARYEERSPLQHAQSMSCPVIFFQGLQDKVVVPEQTERMAAALSNNGLPVEVQTFAEEGHGFRDSDVKVQVLEATECFFRRHLGL
- a CDS encoding ABC transporter ATP-binding protein/permease — translated: MASLQSFRAQLTRLRRLSQPYFLPYTESNAWQFALLLLSLLFCVAATVLGLVSGLMAFLGAVWPQLTSQYLGGVQGAITSLWSRPIIEILSWGQLFLFIYPVALLIALISQERIGRGFPVKAWLYSPSILLAWGITALFTVSTVFGLLGWLAPTAVTASFSGVVNPLTQIWSSSIESISPWMNSLGLGLLCWGQFILLLFALGLGCFITFRSRLRQRRWIPWLMLGVIILMLLSVNGINAGITFIARDLTNALIARNPEASYRNLWVYGVCFMAALPIRTLQYYLTAKLSLVWRDWLTQSLISDYLKDRAYYILNPNEGSGGDVDNPDQRMADDTKDFTIEALRFTLDIFDSILSFSLNIAILWSISGELTVALLAYAGVMSALMIFAGRKLVAINTNQLRYEADFRYGLVHIRNNAESIAFYSGEPEESREVGQRLGTVIKNYDLLIIWQALLKMVQRSGIYGSNFIPYLILLAPILAGKMDYGSFAQANVAYSLVEGSLFFIIYNIESLARFSASVGRLEGFQSNISHVDRDEYTDFFSEVTPANSIVLKGAAVKTPFADRLLTENLNLSISSGQRLLVVGPSGCGKTSLLRVISGLWASPTGQVSTPATGDLLFIPQRPYMTLGSLREQLCYPLDCDRFSDEHLQAVLKEVQLQSVLDRYPSFDVKQDWPRLLSLGEQQRLAFARLLLNAPKVVVLDEATSALDVGTERYLYQLLVEREMAVVSVGHRPTLREFHDTVLELDGEGGWRLLPAASYEFGRV
- a CDS encoding histidine triad nucleotide-binding protein, translating into MAEDTIFSRILRGEIPCDEVYNDEQCLAFRDIAPQAPVHVLVIPREPIPSLQDVGEEHAALLGHLLLIAARVAKQEGLKDWRTVINSGAAAGQTVFHLHVHVIGGRALDWPPG
- the def gene encoding peptide deformylase translates to MARSFAQLARSAEKTSSSVAVPKKPLDSPPLHIHQLGDEVLRVEGRRVGKVDASVRDLARDMLRSMYTARGIGLAAPQVGVDKQLLVIDLDPETPSTPPLVLINPEIVSASAGLDTYEEGCLSIPGVYLDVVRPTAVQVSFRDEMGRPRTMKADGLMARCIQHEMDHLNGVLFVDRVTDKGGLLKELKDHGFHSTDVRPVT
- the rpsU gene encoding 30S ribosomal protein S21, whose protein sequence is MTQVTVGENEGIESALRRFKRQVSKAGIFADLKRLRHHETPIEKYKRKAQQRRRRR
- a CDS encoding DUF3747 domain-containing protein; this translates as MARIRIAAAALTVFGATVATGLMSSVRAQGSLFTTSEVDETKFVLVAAPIGSGERSQLNIYEQRTSARPCYAVSGSAPASVDPLLATFDFTGICNRYIDGNGYSLRIGGDDLGTRYRLSVIKSANDVQLMAVPTRNPSEPTLLVARAGGFGNNFVQLKLEPGWRLMRRQYGKRTLGHLYVYRDGVQSDSGSAAETAVPDETEQTP